Proteins encoded by one window of Arabidopsis thaliana chromosome 2, partial sequence:
- a CDS encoding Plant invertase/pectin methylesterase inhibitor superfamily (Plant invertase/pectin methylesterase inhibitor superfamily; FUNCTIONS IN: enzyme inhibitor activity, pectinesterase activity; INVOLVED IN: cell wall modification; LOCATED IN: endomembrane system, cell wall, plant-type cell wall; EXPRESSED IN: 20 plant structures; EXPRESSED DURING: 9 growth stages; CONTAINS InterPro DOMAIN/s: Pectinesterase, active site (InterPro:IPR018040), Pectin lyase fold/virulence factor (InterPro:IPR011050), Pectinesterase, catalytic (InterPro:IPR000070), Pectinesterase inhibitor (InterPro:IPR006501), Pectin lyase fold (InterPro:IPR012334); BEST Arabidopsis thaliana protein match is: Plant invertase/pectin methylesterase inhibitor superfamily (TAIR:AT4G02330.1); Has 2676 Blast hits to 2617 proteins in 319 species: Archae - 6; Bacteria - 600; Metazoa - 1; Fungi - 202; Plants - 1841; Viruses - 0; Other Eukaryotes - 26 (source: NCBI BLink).), with protein MSQKLMFLFTLACLSSLPSPFISAQIPAIGNATSPSNICRFAPDPSYCRSVLPNQPGDIYSYGRLSLRRSLSRARRFISMIDAELDRKGKVAAKSTVGALEDCKFLASLTMDYLLSSSQTADSTKTLSLSRAEDVHTFLSAAITNEQTCLEGLKSTASENGLSGDLFNDTKLYGVSLALFSKGWVPRRQRSRPIWQPQARFKKFFGFRNGKLPLKMTERARAVYNTVTRRKLLQSDADAVQVSDIVTVIQNGTGNFTTINAAIAAAPNKTDGSNGYFLIYVTAGLYEEYVEVPKNKRYVMMIGDGINQTVITGNRSVVDGWTTFNSATFILSGPNFIGVNITIRNTAGPTKGQAVALRSGGDLSVFYSCSFEAYQDTLYTHSLRQFYRECDVYGTVDFIFGNAAVVLQNCNLYPRQPRKGQSNEVTAQGRTDPNQNTGTAIHGCTIRPADDLATSNYTVKTYLGRPWKEYSRTVVMQTYIDGFLEPSGWNAWSGDFALSTLYYAEYNNTGPGSDTTNRVTWPGYHVINATDASNFTVTNFLVGEGWIGQTGVPFVGGLIA; from the exons aTGTCTCAGAAACTCATGTTCTTGTTCACCCTTGCCTGCCTCTCCTCGTTACCATCTCCTTTTATCTCCGCCCAAATACCGGCCATTGGAAATGCCACTTCACCGTCAAATATATGTAGATTCGCGCCGGATCCATCTTATTGTAGATCGGTTCTTCCAAACCAGCCCGGAGATATATATTCCTACGGACGTTTGTCTCTACGAAGATCCCTCTCACGAGCCCGCCGGTTCATTTCGATGATCGACGCTGAACTTGACCGGAAAGGCAAAGTGGCTGCTAAATCCACAGTAGGGGCTCTCGAAGACTGCAAATTCCTAGCCAGCCTGACTATGGACTACCTCCTTAGTAGCTCACAGACGGCTGATTCCACCAAAACACTGTCGTTATCTAGGGCCGAGGATGTTCATACATTTCTGAGTGCTGCCATCACCAATGAGCAGACTTGTCTTGAAGGACTTAAATCAACGGCGTCCGAAAATGGTCTTTCCGGTGATCTTTTCAACGATACAAAACTCTATGGGGTGTCTCTTGCCCTTTTCTCCAAAG GTTGGGTGCCAAGAAGGCAAAGATCGAGACCGATTTGGCAACCACAAGCCAGgttcaaaaagttttttggtttccGTAACGGTAAATTACCGTTAAAGATGACGGAAAGGGCACGTGCCGTTTACAACACCGTGACTAGAAGAAAGCTTCTCCAATCGGATGCAGACGCCGTTCAGGTGAGCGACATTGTGACGGTGATCCAGAACGGGACGGGAAACTTCACGACCATAAACGCCGCCATTGCAGCTGCACCAAATAAAACTGACGGTAGTAACGGTTACTTCTTGATCTACGTAACGGCGGGATTGTACGAGGAATACGTGGAAGTTCCCAAGAACAAGAGATATGTGATGATGATCGGTGACGGCATCAACCAGACCGTTATCACCGGAAACAGGAGTGTCGTTGATGGATGGACAACTTTCAATTCAGCCACATTTA TTCTATCAGGTCCCAACTTTATTGGTGTAAACATAACAATCCGCAATACGGCAGGACCAACCAAAGGCCAAGCTGTGGCATTGAGGAGTGGTGGGGACTTGTCTGTTTTCTACAGTTGTAGTTTTGAAGCCTATCAAGACACGTTATACACACATTCTCTCAGACAGTTTTATCGTGAATGTGATGTCTATGGTACtgttgattttatatttggtAACGCTGCAGTGGTATTACAAAACTGTAATTTGTATCCACGTCAACCTCGCAAAGGTCAATCGAACGAGGTTACGGCTCAAGGTCGTACTGATCCGAACCAAAACACTGGGACGGCAATTCATGGTTGTACTATAAGACCGGCAGATGATTTGGCTACGAGCAACTATACAGTGAAGACTTATCTTGGTCGACCATGGAAGGAATATTCTAGAACCGTTGTCATGCAAACTTACATAGACGGGTTTCTAGAACCGAGTGGTTGGAATGCATGGTCTGGTGATTTTGCATTGAGCACACTTTACTACGCGGAATATAATAATACCGGACCTGGTTCTGACACGACAAACCGAGTCACTTGGCCTGGTTATCACGTCATCAACGCAACTGATGCTTCCAATTTCACGGTCACCAATTTCCTTGTTGGTGAAGGTTGGATTGGACAAACCGGAGTGCCTTTCGTGGGTGGACTGATCGCATAA
- a CDS encoding RING/U-box superfamily protein (RING/U-box superfamily protein; FUNCTIONS IN: zinc ion binding; EXPRESSED IN: root, pedicel; EXPRESSED DURING: 4 anthesis; CONTAINS InterPro DOMAIN/s: Zinc finger, RING-type (InterPro:IPR001841), Zinc finger, C3HC4 RING-type (InterPro:IPR018957); BEST Arabidopsis thaliana protein match is: AtL5 (TAIR:AT3G62690.1); Has 10475 Blast hits to 10453 proteins in 314 species: Archae - 0; Bacteria - 0; Metazoa - 2615; Fungi - 944; Plants - 5266; Viruses - 125; Other Eukaryotes - 1525 (source: NCBI BLink).), with amino-acid sequence MGIGEESTKPIWGSVSHTSSGYALNGKIMLSSVIVLFVAVIMILCFHSYARWLFRRHNRRIRRRIRSHLRTLSASPRDQALDQAVLDKIPIFVYSSKNPPPPEEKEECSVCLSEFEEEDEGRLLPKCGHSFHVDCIDTWFRSRSTCPLCRAPVQPPFQVIETGSSSSSSPLTFPTEGCEREPIDLAGIIVDISREVEFEGSNPGLPIENGSKFPGSRVLSLKRLWSI; translated from the coding sequence ATGGGAATCGGTGAAGAAAGCACAAAGCCTATTTGGGGGAGCGTGAGCCACACGTCTTCAGGCTACGCTCTCAACGGCAAAATCATGCTCTCCTCCGTGATCGTTCTATTCGTCGCCGTTATTATGATCCTCTGCTTCCACAGCTACGCCCGTTGGTTATTCCGTCGTCACAACCGTCGCATTCGCCGCCGTATTCGTTCTCACCTCCGCACTCTCTCCGCCTCACCCCGAGACCAAGCTCTCGACCAGGCTGTTCTCGACAAGATTCCGATCTTCGTTTACTCCTCCAAgaatccaccaccaccagaaGAGAAGGAGGAGTGCTCCGTCTGCTTGTCGGAGttcgaggaagaagacgaaggcCGTCTTCTTCCTAAATGTGGCCACTCTTTTCACGTCGACTGCATCGATACTTGGTTCCGTTCCAGATCCACTTGCCCGCTTTGCAGAGCTCCGGTTCAACCCCCGTTTCAGGTCATTGAAAccggttcttcttcttcttcttcgccgttGACATTTCCGACGGAGGGTTGCGAGAGAGAACCGATTGACCTCGCCGGTATCATTGTGGATATTTCCAGAGAAGTTGAATTTGAAGGCTCAAATCCGGGTCTACCCATCGAAAACGGATCAAAGTTTCCGGGTAGTCGggttttgtctttaaaaagGCTATGGAGCATCTGA